The following coding sequences are from one Phycisphaeraceae bacterium window:
- a CDS encoding agmatine deiminase family protein codes for MRPATAPLATLFAALLAQHAWAAAPPTSARQGPVTQPIRDGDRLIFPEGARIPRSLTEVERAFLIDYPITVPAPGGLRGPGAGAPDGPVFCVPEYAPQEGIIIAWEAFTTLQTQMVQQITAVGNSVVYIACDTASEQTAVANTLASATNPSVNLSKVRYVVRTTDTVWLRDYGPRYIYQGTPGHQCRAIIDHTYNRPRPNDNAFPSYFGPSYKGHATYAIPLVHGGGNFHLDGLGRGYATRLINNENPSLSDSQIVGYWQSFQNLNTALMTPFPTSIDSTQHIDMWMQIIGDNAVVISDWPNNPGSTQDVICDNAAVQLAGLGYTVTRVPAYSIGGVHYTYTNVVMCNSIVLLPLYSAVPAGANAAALAAFQAALPGKQIIQLNCDAIVPSAGVMHCIVMHIPPHLGPAGPGGGLAPTAYLRTMRGGDTLTPGQSVPIRWVSDDDVLVTSADIQLSFDGGATFPIIIAQNLPATVGAGGSTFNWTVPDRFIRHARLRVVVRDAQGNTGTDSSPGDFRLNGSCRGDWDGNGVAEPADIAAFIHDWLADLAGSTHETDMDGDSTAGPSDIAAFVNAWLTALTNGC; via the coding sequence GTGCGCCCAGCCACCGCCCCGCTCGCAACCCTCTTCGCCGCCCTTCTCGCCCAACACGCGTGGGCCGCGGCTCCACCCACTTCGGCACGCCAAGGACCCGTAACCCAGCCGATCCGCGACGGCGACCGCCTCATCTTCCCGGAGGGCGCCCGGATCCCCCGGTCTCTCACTGAGGTGGAGCGCGCGTTCCTGATCGATTACCCGATCACGGTTCCTGCTCCCGGCGGCCTCCGCGGCCCCGGCGCGGGGGCGCCCGACGGTCCCGTGTTTTGCGTGCCGGAGTATGCCCCGCAGGAGGGGATCATCATCGCGTGGGAGGCCTTCACCACGCTGCAGACGCAGATGGTTCAGCAGATCACGGCGGTGGGCAACAGCGTCGTCTACATCGCGTGCGACACCGCGTCGGAGCAGACTGCGGTTGCCAACACCCTTGCCTCCGCCACGAACCCCAGCGTCAACCTGTCCAAGGTCCGCTACGTGGTGCGCACCACGGACACGGTCTGGCTCCGCGACTACGGGCCCCGCTACATCTACCAGGGCACGCCCGGCCACCAGTGCCGCGCGATCATCGACCACACGTACAACCGTCCCCGGCCCAACGACAACGCCTTCCCGTCGTACTTCGGCCCCTCGTACAAGGGCCACGCCACGTACGCCATCCCGCTGGTCCACGGCGGGGGGAACTTCCACCTCGACGGCCTCGGCCGCGGGTATGCGACGCGGCTGATCAACAACGAGAACCCGTCGCTCAGCGATTCGCAGATCGTGGGCTACTGGCAATCGTTCCAGAACCTGAACACCGCTCTGATGACGCCGTTCCCCACGTCGATCGATTCCACGCAGCACATTGACATGTGGATGCAGATCATCGGCGACAACGCGGTGGTCATTTCAGACTGGCCGAACAACCCCGGCTCGACGCAGGATGTCATCTGCGACAACGCGGCGGTCCAGCTCGCGGGGCTGGGCTACACCGTCACCCGCGTGCCGGCCTACTCCATCGGCGGCGTGCACTACACGTACACCAACGTGGTGATGTGCAACTCCATCGTGCTCCTGCCGCTGTACAGCGCCGTTCCTGCGGGGGCCAACGCGGCGGCGCTCGCGGCGTTCCAGGCGGCCCTCCCCGGCAAGCAGATCATCCAACTCAACTGCGACGCCATCGTCCCTTCCGCCGGCGTCATGCACTGCATCGTCATGCACATCCCGCCACACCTGGGCCCGGCCGGGCCCGGCGGCGGGCTGGCCCCGACGGCGTACCTCCGCACCATGCGCGGCGGGGACACGCTTACACCGGGGCAGAGCGTCCCTATCCGATGGGTCAGCGATGACGACGTGCTCGTCACCTCCGCGGACATTCAACTCTCGTTCGACGGCGGCGCGACGTTCCCAATTATCATCGCCCAGAACCTGCCCGCCACGGTCGGCGCCGGAGGCTCCACGTTCAACTGGACCGTGCCGGACCGCTTTATCCGCCACGCCCGCCTCCGTGTCGTCGTCCGCGATGCCCAGGGCAACACCGGCACCGATTCCAGTCCCGGCGACTTCCGTCTCAATGGTTCCTGCCGCGGTGACTGGGACGGCAACGGCGTTGCTGAGCCCGCGGACATTGCGGCGTTCATCCATGACTGGCTCGCCGACCTCGCCGGCTCTACACACGAGACGGACATGGACGGCGACAGCACGGCAGGTCCGTCCGACATCGCGGCATTCGTCAATGCGTGGCTTACGGCACTGACGAATGGGTGCTAG
- a CDS encoding class I fructose-bisphosphate aldolase: MPTDIRSALGADADTLLRHEPKTISKSALHLPGPDFIDRVFAQSDRTVPVLRNFQTLMNHGRLAGTGYVSILPVDQGVEHSAGASFAPNAAYFDPENIVKLAIEGGCNAVASTVGVLGAVARKYAHKIPFLVKFNHNEMLTYPNIFRQSYFGSVRQCFEMGAVAVGATIYFGSEDSREEIRYVSEMFEEAHTLGMVTVLWCYTRNEHFKVKGADGKSTDYHASADLSGQADHLGATIQADIIKQKLPTNNGGYAALNTGGSSYGKWDKRVYTELCGSDEAGKGGHPIDLCRYQLMNGYAGRIPLINSGGESKGASDLADAVKTAVINKRAGGMGLISGRKAFQRPMKDGVALLNAIQDVYLDKSVTVA; this comes from the coding sequence ATGCCCACCGACATCCGTTCAGCCCTCGGAGCCGACGCCGACACCCTGCTGCGGCACGAGCCCAAGACCATCTCCAAGTCCGCCCTGCACCTGCCGGGCCCGGACTTCATCGATCGCGTCTTTGCGCAGAGCGACCGAACGGTCCCCGTCCTCAGGAACTTCCAGACGCTGATGAACCACGGCCGCCTTGCCGGGACCGGGTATGTCTCGATCCTTCCGGTCGACCAGGGCGTCGAGCACTCGGCGGGGGCTTCGTTTGCCCCCAACGCGGCGTACTTCGACCCGGAGAACATCGTCAAGCTCGCTATCGAGGGTGGCTGCAACGCCGTGGCCTCGACTGTCGGCGTGTTGGGTGCGGTCGCGCGGAAGTACGCCCACAAGATCCCCTTCCTCGTGAAGTTCAACCACAACGAGATGCTGACGTACCCCAACATCTTCAGGCAGTCGTACTTCGGCTCGGTGCGGCAGTGCTTCGAGATGGGGGCGGTGGCGGTGGGCGCAACGATCTACTTCGGCTCCGAGGACAGCCGGGAGGAGATCCGCTATGTCTCCGAGATGTTCGAAGAGGCTCACACGCTGGGGATGGTCACGGTGCTGTGGTGCTACACCCGCAACGAGCACTTCAAGGTGAAGGGGGCGGACGGGAAGTCCACCGATTACCACGCGTCGGCCGATCTCTCGGGCCAGGCCGACCACCTGGGCGCCACGATCCAGGCGGACATCATCAAGCAGAAACTGCCGACCAACAACGGCGGGTACGCGGCGCTCAACACGGGCGGCTCGTCGTACGGCAAGTGGGACAAGCGGGTGTACACCGAACTCTGCGGGTCCGACGAGGCCGGGAAGGGGGGCCACCCGATCGACCTCTGCCGCTACCAGTTGATGAACGGGTACGCCGGGCGCATCCCGCTGATCAACTCCGGCGGCGAGAGCAAAGGGGCGAGCGACCTCGCGGACGCGGTGAAAACCGCCGTGATCAACAAGCGGGCGGGGGGCATGGGCCTGATCTCCGGCCGCAAGGCGTTCCAGCGTCCTATGAAGGACGGTGTAGCGCTGCTTAACGCGATCCAGGATGTGTATCTGGATAAATCGGTGACGGTGGCGTAA
- a CDS encoding PAS domain S-box protein: MAAIYLAASVAWILLSDLTVMWLHLTREQSLKVEAIKGVGFVALSAILLFALLRLMLRRVDASQAALADSEQKFRQVAEAATGVFWVLDLEPGRRVVYVNPAFERIWGIKVEELYRNPSLWHGCVHPEDRDRVTGLIERSAGGKTGTEFNVEYRIIRPDGAVRWISDRGVRVARLNGMAMRVVGVAEDVTERRESERALHRSEERLRDAMAAAKMISWDWNFVENRGEFSDDPGAFHGLPPGGDYSARDRALELVHPDDRQRVLDTMLEAVAAGSDYSAEFRGPDGRWFASRGRAVRDDSGRVVRMMGVTLDITARKRSDMAMRQLVQGTTATGQRFFNEAVRALAQALGVRWAYAGEVSSDCTRVHLLAAWEDGKLQRPFSYDIEGTPCQQLLSGSLKFYRRGVTREFPQDQVLVKMGAEAYLGIPLVSAEGVTLGVLSAMNDRPLDESTQPEAVLQIMASRAASELDRLRAERAVTRSEERYRLVTKATSDAVWDWDPVRDTLLWGEGVETLFGFSREQLGTRLEGWTQRVHESDRARVEASLRSALERGESRWVEQYRFLRASGAYAVVLDRGHIIRDADGKAIRIIGAMADITEQHEAEQKLKRSEATTRALLEAVPDLMFRMDRDGRYLDCHAPDPTDLALPRERFVGKLCTEVLPKKRAEECMGAIRRLLETGRPQTYEYEGERKNGRSRWWEVRAVACGADEVMLLVRDISPEKHAVKALSESQQRLSGLVRSAPLGVIAWAPDFTIAEWNPAAEAIFGWTAEEAIGKHASMLIPQPIKPQIDQLWRHLMAGTGGERSRNENLTKSGARIMCEWYNSRIVDADGHSTGVASLVQDVTAQEAHERQRSLMMAELDHRVKNNLAAVLALAEQSVRGSQTIGEFSETFLGRLRAMARMHTVLAMGKWEIAPLTQLVRQSLEAFLITGAHAGSNPQRIFFDGPEVELQSRAASPVAMALHELATNAVKYGALSVPEGRVEVTWTVEPQPDGVNLLILRWQERGGPAVTPPARRGFGTELIQGGIAYELHGTVTLDFPPEGVCCIMKLPLERKAPSPEP, from the coding sequence GTGGCGGCCATCTACCTGGCCGCGAGCGTTGCATGGATCCTGCTCAGCGACCTGACGGTCATGTGGCTCCACCTGACCCGCGAGCAGTCGCTGAAGGTGGAGGCGATCAAGGGCGTGGGGTTCGTCGCCCTCTCGGCGATCCTGTTGTTCGCGCTGCTGCGGCTGATGCTCCGCCGTGTTGATGCGTCGCAGGCGGCCCTGGCCGACAGCGAGCAGAAGTTCCGGCAGGTGGCCGAGGCCGCAACGGGCGTCTTCTGGGTCTTGGACCTTGAGCCCGGTCGCAGGGTGGTGTATGTCAACCCGGCCTTCGAGCGGATCTGGGGGATCAAGGTCGAGGAGCTGTACCGGAATCCCTCCCTCTGGCACGGGTGCGTGCACCCCGAGGACCGTGATCGCGTCACCGGGTTGATCGAGCGGTCGGCCGGCGGCAAGACCGGGACCGAGTTCAACGTGGAGTACCGGATCATCCGCCCCGACGGCGCCGTGCGGTGGATCAGCGACCGGGGCGTGCGTGTGGCTCGACTCAACGGCATGGCGATGCGGGTGGTGGGTGTCGCCGAGGATGTGACCGAGCGACGGGAGAGCGAGCGAGCCCTGCACCGGAGCGAGGAACGCCTGCGCGACGCGATGGCCGCTGCGAAAATGATCTCCTGGGATTGGAACTTCGTCGAGAACCGCGGCGAGTTCTCCGATGACCCCGGCGCCTTCCACGGGTTGCCGCCGGGCGGAGATTACTCCGCTCGGGACCGCGCCCTGGAACTGGTTCACCCCGACGACCGCCAGCGCGTGCTCGACACGATGCTCGAGGCGGTCGCGGCCGGATCGGACTACAGCGCGGAGTTCCGCGGGCCCGACGGCCGGTGGTTCGCCTCCCGCGGCCGGGCGGTACGAGACGATTCCGGGCGCGTGGTGCGGATGATGGGCGTCACGCTCGACATCACCGCCCGCAAGCGCAGCGACATGGCCATGCGCCAACTGGTCCAGGGCACCACGGCCACCGGCCAGAGGTTCTTCAACGAGGCCGTGCGGGCCCTCGCGCAGGCCCTCGGCGTGCGGTGGGCGTACGCGGGAGAGGTCTCCAGCGACTGCACCCGTGTGCACCTGCTCGCGGCGTGGGAAGACGGGAAACTGCAGCGGCCGTTCTCCTACGACATCGAGGGCACGCCGTGTCAGCAGTTGCTCAGCGGCTCCCTGAAGTTCTACCGGCGCGGGGTGACCCGGGAGTTTCCGCAGGACCAGGTGCTCGTCAAGATGGGGGCCGAAGCCTATCTCGGCATCCCGCTGGTCTCGGCGGAGGGTGTCACGCTTGGCGTGCTCTCGGCGATGAACGACCGCCCCCTCGACGAGTCGACCCAGCCCGAGGCGGTGCTTCAGATCATGGCGAGCCGGGCCGCATCGGAGCTCGACCGCCTGCGCGCCGAGCGGGCCGTGACCCGGAGCGAGGAGCGATACCGCCTGGTCACCAAGGCGACCTCCGACGCCGTATGGGACTGGGACCCGGTCCGCGACACGCTCCTGTGGGGCGAGGGCGTGGAGACGCTCTTCGGCTTCAGCCGAGAACAACTCGGCACGCGCCTGGAGGGGTGGACCCAGCGGGTGCACGAGAGCGACCGGGCCCGGGTGGAAGCGTCGCTGCGGTCCGCGCTAGAGCGAGGCGAGAGCCGGTGGGTTGAGCAGTACCGCTTCCTGCGGGCCAGCGGGGCCTACGCGGTGGTGCTCGACCGCGGGCACATCATCCGCGATGCCGACGGCAAAGCCATCCGCATCATCGGCGCGATGGCCGACATCACCGAGCAGCACGAGGCCGAGCAGAAACTCAAGCGCAGCGAGGCGACGACGCGGGCGCTCCTCGAGGCTGTCCCGGACCTCATGTTCCGGATGGACCGGGATGGGCGATATCTTGATTGCCACGCGCCCGATCCGACCGACCTGGCCCTGCCGCGGGAGCGCTTCGTCGGCAAGCTGTGCACCGAGGTGCTCCCCAAGAAACGGGCCGAAGAGTGCATGGGCGCCATCCGCCGACTGCTGGAGACGGGCCGGCCGCAGACGTACGAGTACGAGGGGGAGCGCAAGAACGGCCGGTCGCGGTGGTGGGAAGTACGGGCCGTCGCCTGCGGCGCCGACGAGGTGATGCTGCTGGTCCGCGACATCTCTCCAGAAAAACACGCGGTGAAGGCCCTGAGCGAGTCCCAGCAGCGCCTCTCCGGGCTGGTGCGGTCGGCGCCGCTCGGCGTGATCGCCTGGGCCCCGGACTTCACGATCGCGGAATGGAACCCCGCGGCGGAGGCGATCTTCGGGTGGACCGCCGAGGAGGCGATCGGCAAGCACGCCAGTATGCTGATCCCCCAGCCCATCAAGCCGCAGATCGATCAGTTGTGGCGGCACCTGATGGCCGGCACCGGCGGCGAGCGCAGCCGCAACGAGAACCTGACCAAGAGCGGGGCACGGATCATGTGCGAGTGGTACAACTCGCGGATCGTCGATGCCGACGGGCACAGCACCGGCGTCGCATCGCTGGTGCAGGACGTCACCGCGCAGGAGGCCCATGAGCGGCAGCGATCGCTGATGATGGCCGAACTCGACCACCGCGTGAAGAACAACCTCGCCGCGGTCCTGGCATTGGCCGAGCAGAGCGTCCGTGGCAGCCAGACCATCGGCGAGTTCTCCGAGACGTTCCTCGGCCGCCTCCGCGCGATGGCGCGGATGCACACCGTGCTCGCGATGGGCAAGTGGGAGATCGCCCCGCTGACGCAACTGGTCCGGCAGTCGCTTGAAGCGTTCCTGATCACCGGGGCCCACGCCGGATCGAACCCGCAACGGATCTTCTTCGACGGCCCCGAGGTCGAGCTGCAGTCACGCGCCGCATCCCCGGTGGCGATGGCGCTGCACGAACTGGCGACCAACGCGGTCAAGTACGGTGCCCTGAGCGTCCCGGAGGGGCGCGTCGAGGTCACGTGGACGGTCGAGCCCCAGCCCGACGGCGTGAACCTGCTGATCCTGCGTTGGCAGGAGCGGGGTGGTCCGGCGGTGACCCCGCCCGCCCGCCGCGGGTTCGGCACCGAGCTTATTCAGGGGGGTATCGCGTACGAACTGCACGGGACGGTAACGCTTGACTTTCCGCCCGAGGGAGTATGCTGCATCATGAAACTCCCGCTCGAACGGAAGGCCCCATCACCAGAGCCGTAG
- a CDS encoding DUF4230 domain-containing protein: protein MALHERDQREPVSWRFLGALGLAAAALFAALAVYIRGVERSVVESETLDREVRAAPPGRDPAQLAGLVRTMRLVTVEIDTTVTSTAGDESWRGDVSAKLSAPVRLYYGTDLAGLGPSDVSAGPLGGVIVRVPRPRRLATEIYPEREDPEVLVGWLRFRSRAGEYYLSQARRDLAEHARQMPLSRDDLAKVEQATRDQITALLRAMLGDDKPISVIFTDDRGGVARSRVHAPPGLTDAATGDGK, encoded by the coding sequence GTGGCGCTGCACGAACGTGATCAAAGGGAACCCGTGTCGTGGCGATTCCTCGGCGCGCTCGGCCTGGCCGCCGCGGCCCTCTTCGCCGCCCTCGCCGTCTACATCCGCGGCGTCGAACGCTCCGTTGTCGAGTCCGAGACGCTCGATCGCGAGGTGCGCGCCGCCCCGCCCGGACGCGACCCCGCCCAACTCGCCGGGCTCGTCCGGACCATGCGCCTGGTCACCGTCGAGATCGATACCACCGTCACCTCCACCGCCGGCGACGAGTCCTGGCGCGGCGATGTCTCCGCCAAACTCTCCGCCCCCGTCCGCCTCTACTACGGCACCGACCTCGCCGGCCTCGGCCCCTCGGACGTCTCCGCAGGGCCCCTCGGCGGCGTAATCGTCCGCGTCCCCCGCCCACGCCGCCTCGCCACCGAGATCTACCCCGAGCGGGAGGACCCGGAGGTCCTGGTCGGTTGGCTCCGCTTCCGCAGCCGCGCCGGCGAGTACTACCTCTCCCAGGCCCGACGAGACCTCGCCGAACACGCCCGCCAGATGCCCCTGTCCCGCGACGACCTCGCCAAGGTCGAGCAGGCGACGCGCGACCAGATCACCGCCCTCCTCCGGGCCATGCTCGGCGACGACAAGCCCATCTCCGTCATCTTCACCGATGACCGCGGCGGCGTCGCCCGCTCCCGCGTCCACGCTCCACCCGGCCTCACCGATGCCGCCACCGGAGACGGCAAGTGA
- a CDS encoding SAM-dependent methyltransferase, with translation MKPGPPSSTAWYVAAATVYLAGDATLGRLVPPEAIPPTLDCLRLTGLTGKIVAANGFKPWFRGLAARRERRLLPGLSLHIAARKKYIEAAVRQAIADGFRQVIVLGAGYDMLALRLHREYPKVVFIEIDRAPTQRIKLAGALSKDLPSPNLAAVPANFGSSPLASSLASCPVHRAGLDTVYIAEGLLMYLAPDEVTKLLAELASLTHRRTRLVFTFLEPVDDGLPGLRGATHRLDRLLRRSKEQFRWGVPRDGLAGFMQKHGFTVSDVAGPQTFRQRFLPGIAGEQESLAAGEYAAVADHVGKA, from the coding sequence ATGAAGCCCGGCCCACCCAGTTCAACCGCCTGGTACGTTGCCGCGGCGACGGTCTACCTCGCCGGCGACGCCACGCTCGGGCGCCTCGTGCCGCCGGAGGCGATCCCGCCGACGCTTGACTGCCTGCGCCTTACCGGCCTGACCGGCAAGATCGTCGCGGCCAACGGCTTCAAGCCGTGGTTCCGTGGGCTCGCCGCGAGGCGCGAGCGGCGGCTGCTGCCCGGGCTGTCGCTGCACATCGCGGCGAGGAAGAAGTACATCGAGGCCGCGGTGCGGCAGGCCATCGCCGATGGCTTCCGGCAGGTCATCGTGCTCGGCGCTGGGTACGACATGCTCGCGCTGCGGCTGCACCGCGAGTACCCGAAGGTCGTCTTCATCGAGATCGATCGAGCCCCGACGCAGCGCATCAAGCTCGCCGGCGCGCTCTCGAAGGATCTGCCGTCGCCCAACCTCGCCGCGGTCCCCGCGAACTTCGGCTCGTCCCCGCTGGCGTCGTCGCTCGCATCGTGCCCGGTGCACCGGGCGGGCTTGGACACCGTGTACATCGCCGAGGGACTGCTGATGTACCTGGCGCCGGACGAGGTGACGAAGCTGCTCGCGGAACTCGCCTCGCTCACGCACCGGCGGACTCGGCTCGTGTTCACGTTTCTCGAGCCCGTGGACGACGGCCTGCCCGGGCTCCGCGGCGCGACGCACCGGCTCGACCGGCTGCTGCGCCGGTCCAAGGAGCAGTTCCGGTGGGGTGTTCCGCGGGACGGCCTTGCCGGGTTCATGCAGAAGCACGGGTTCACGGTGTCCGACGTTGCCGGGCCGCAGACGTTCCGACAGCGGTTCCTCCCGGGAATCGCGGGCGAGCAGGAATCGCTCGCGGCCGGCGAGTACGCGGCGGTCGCGGACCATGTGGGGAAGGCGTGA
- the ppk1 gene encoding polyphosphate kinase 1: MSSPGESTTTAAPATPPADPGRSAAANGRPSPPPDAAPQQPGPAAVARPDVTPDSRVFNRDLAWLEFNRRVLSLAEDERRPLLERVKFLSIFSNNLDEFVMKRIGWLRARTEFPPSDYEPWPTAPLLECVRRLTSELQQWQSRIYRDSIRPALAHEGIHLLEYSQLTPDERRRIDAWFAREVFPVLTPLAVDPGHRFPFISNQSENLAVLVTESEHAEPLFARVKVPGMFSQWVRVPEGEAEAGAAPGAASWRFVHLHDIIRNNLDDLFPGMKIVEVAHFRVVRNAEVEAEDDDSDNLLELVEAQLRQRRFARAVRLEISSSPSRRILTPLLEELKIGPEDVEERTGPLDYHDLNDISDLDRPDLKNKPWRPVVPVRLADKDRDIFSVIRDGDVLVHHPYESFEASAQRFVTEAARDPNVLAIKQTIYRTSRDSPFVQSLIRAAEAGKQVACLVELRARFDEQSNVRFARMLEKAGAHVAYGVVGLKTHCKASLVIRRETDEAGANVLRAYAHLGTGNYHPKTAQLYTDLSVFTANPAITEDVVDLFNFLTGRSLKSRYRSLLVAPVTMKSTFLELIDREIAIARDHARGASPVGGRIIAKMNAMEDRTVMAKLYEASKAGVEITLYVRGFCCLRPGVPGLSETIKVVSVVGRFLEHSRIFHFGAGKTDPVDGEWFISSADWMYRNLNNRVESACPVLGREPRARLVEIFDVMAHDRRTAWELRPDGSYAKRPPDPDAAPDSPELIGTFETLMLRARQSVGV; the protein is encoded by the coding sequence ATGTCATCGCCCGGCGAATCTACGACGACCGCAGCCCCGGCGACGCCCCCGGCGGATCCCGGTCGCAGCGCGGCGGCCAACGGACGCCCGTCGCCGCCGCCGGATGCGGCGCCGCAGCAGCCGGGCCCTGCCGCGGTGGCCCGCCCGGACGTCACGCCGGACTCCCGCGTCTTCAACCGCGACCTGGCCTGGCTGGAGTTCAACCGCCGGGTCCTATCGCTGGCCGAGGACGAGCGACGGCCGCTGCTGGAGCGGGTGAAGTTCCTCTCGATCTTCTCGAACAACCTCGACGAGTTCGTGATGAAGCGCATCGGCTGGCTCCGGGCCAGGACCGAGTTCCCGCCCTCGGACTACGAGCCATGGCCCACGGCGCCGCTGCTCGAATGCGTGCGGCGACTGACCAGCGAGCTGCAACAGTGGCAGAGCCGGATCTACCGCGATTCCATCCGTCCGGCTCTGGCGCACGAAGGGATCCACCTTCTCGAGTACTCGCAGCTGACGCCCGATGAGCGCCGTCGCATCGACGCGTGGTTCGCCCGCGAGGTCTTCCCGGTCCTCACGCCCCTCGCGGTCGACCCCGGCCACCGCTTCCCGTTCATCTCGAACCAGTCGGAGAACCTCGCCGTCCTGGTGACCGAGTCCGAGCACGCCGAGCCGCTGTTCGCCCGCGTGAAGGTGCCGGGGATGTTCTCGCAGTGGGTGCGTGTGCCCGAGGGAGAGGCGGAGGCGGGCGCTGCCCCCGGCGCGGCCTCGTGGCGGTTCGTCCACCTGCACGACATCATCCGCAACAACCTCGACGACCTGTTCCCGGGGATGAAGATCGTCGAGGTCGCCCACTTCCGAGTGGTGCGCAACGCCGAGGTCGAGGCGGAGGATGACGACTCGGACAACCTGCTCGAACTGGTCGAGGCCCAGTTGCGGCAGCGCCGCTTTGCGCGGGCCGTACGCCTGGAGATCTCGTCGTCCCCGTCGCGGCGCATCCTGACGCCGCTGCTGGAGGAACTCAAGATCGGACCGGAGGACGTCGAGGAGCGCACCGGCCCTCTCGACTACCACGATCTCAACGACATCTCCGACCTCGACCGGCCGGACCTCAAGAACAAGCCATGGCGACCCGTCGTGCCGGTACGGCTGGCGGACAAGGACCGCGACATCTTCTCGGTGATCCGCGACGGCGATGTGCTCGTGCACCATCCCTACGAGTCGTTCGAGGCGTCGGCCCAGCGGTTCGTGACGGAGGCCGCCCGCGATCCCAACGTCCTGGCCATCAAGCAGACGATCTACCGCACCAGCCGCGATTCCCCGTTTGTCCAGTCCCTGATCCGCGCGGCCGAGGCGGGCAAACAGGTCGCGTGCCTGGTCGAGCTGCGGGCCCGGTTCGACGAGCAGTCCAACGTGCGGTTCGCCCGCATGCTCGAGAAGGCGGGCGCGCACGTCGCGTACGGCGTCGTTGGTCTCAAGACGCACTGCAAGGCGTCGCTGGTCATCCGGCGCGAGACCGACGAGGCCGGCGCGAATGTCCTCCGCGCCTACGCCCACCTGGGCACCGGCAACTACCACCCCAAGACCGCCCAGCTCTACACCGACCTCTCGGTTTTCACCGCGAACCCGGCGATCACCGAGGATGTTGTCGACCTGTTCAACTTCCTTACCGGGCGGTCGCTCAAGTCGCGCTACCGCTCGCTGCTGGTGGCGCCGGTGACGATGAAGTCCACGTTCCTCGAGCTGATCGACCGCGAGATCGCCATCGCACGCGACCACGCGCGGGGCGCCTCGCCCGTCGGCGGCCGCATCATCGCGAAGATGAACGCGATGGAGGACCGCACCGTCATGGCCAAGCTGTACGAGGCCTCGAAGGCGGGGGTGGAGATCACGCTCTATGTCCGCGGCTTCTGCTGCCTGCGGCCGGGCGTCCCGGGGCTCTCCGAGACGATCAAAGTCGTCTCGGTCGTCGGCCGCTTCCTCGAGCACTCGCGCATCTTCCACTTCGGCGCGGGCAAGACCGACCCGGTCGACGGCGAGTGGTTCATCTCCTCCGCGGACTGGATGTACCGCAACCTGAACAACCGCGTCGAGTCGGCCTGCCCCGTGCTCGGGCGCGAGCCCCGCGCCAGGCTGGTGGAGATCTTCGACGTCATGGCCCACGACCGCCGCACCGCGTGGGAACTCCGGCCCGACGGGTCGTACGCCAAGCGCCCGCCCGATCCGGACGCCGCGCCCGACTCGCCGGAGTTGATCGGGACATTCGAGACCCTGATGCTCAGGGCCCGGCAGAGCGTCGGCGTGTAG